Within Labrus bergylta chromosome 18, fLabBer1.1, whole genome shotgun sequence, the genomic segment TACTACACGTGGTATGGGAACCCCAAGTTTGATGGGAAATACATCCACTGGGACCATCCTCAGCTGCCACACTGGGACTCTAAGGTGGCTCAGGGGTATCCACAGGGGAGGCACATCCCACCTGATGACATCGGGGCCAACTTCTACCCCTCTTTAGGGGCTTACAGCTCCAAGGATCCCTCTGTCATTGAGGCTCATATGCAGCAGCTGCGCATAGCAGCCATTGGTAAGAATGAGCCCAAACTTCAGTTAAGGGCCCATTTTATACAGATATGATTGTATTGTGATCTTGTGATTGGCCCGTGCTATGTTCTTTGAATCTTTGGATGCTTATTGACCAATTCAAATTACATTATATAAAGTTTCATTATGAAAATTAGTGTCTGTACTTGTTGCATTAATTTAGTTATTTAAAGGTGTCGAGAGGCAGACCCCACTATGCCTTCATGTTATTTTACATACATGTAAACTCAGAGAAAAGGCGCACCAGTGTAGGATCAGTACTCAGCACAGGCACTGCATTGTATTTCCAGTGTCTGAATAATCTTTCATTACATTTAAGAACATTTATTTgagtcttcttttctctctggtCCTGGATTTATGTATTTACCTGTTGTACGTTTACTCTCAGGTGTCATCGCTGTTTCCTGGTATCCTCCGAACATGAAGGATGATAACGGTGATCCAACAGATGCCTTGGTGCCTTTACTGATGGAAGTGGCACATAAATACCACATTAAGGTCTGTATCAGGAGATGAGTGAGTTTGGATTTGTATTTAGTATTGGACTAAAAGTTAGATGTACAAATATCCTTCAAAGTACAGATTATTCTCCAAACTAaaccttttctgtttctgtcattgATGTGTTATCAGGTCATTTTCCACATCGAACCCTACAAAGGAAGAGATGAAGTCAACATGTTCACTAATGTCAAATACATCATAAACAAGTAAGTGTTGCTGTTTTCGCTCAAATTTCAGCGCCTGATTGGGGTTCTGGGCACATAGTGGTTAGTGGGTGCGTCCCATTTACAGAAGCTAAAgacctccaagtgggcggcccgggtttgaatctgacctgtggctcctttcccgctttttccccactctctctcagatttcagactctatccactgtcccatctgtaaataaaatattaaaaaacctcaaaatcaacctttaaaaaatatatatacagtgggtacggaaagtattcagacccctttacatttttaactctttgtttcattgcagccatttgctaaaatcaaaaaagttcattttatttctcattaatgtacactcagcaccccatcttgacagaaaaaaaaaacagaaatgtagaaatttttgcaaatttattaaaaaagaaaaactgaaatatcacatggtcataagtattcagaccctttgctcagtattgagtagaagcacccttttgagctagtacagccatgagtcttcttgggaatgatgcaacaagtttttcacatctggatttggggatcctctgccattcttccttgcagatcctctccagttctgtcaggttggatgatgaacattggtggacagccattttcaggtctctccagagttgctcaattgggtttaggtcagggctccgGCTGGgtcagtcaagaatggtcacagagttgttctgaagccactcctttgttattttagctgtgtgcttagggtcattgtcttgttggaaggtgaaccttcggcccagtctgaggtcctgagcactctggaagaggttttcttccaggatatctctgtacttggccgcattcatctttccttcaattctaaccagtcgtcctgtccctgcagctgaaaaacacccccatagcatgatgctgccaccaccatgtttcactgttgggattgtattgggcaggtgatgagcagtgcctggttttctccacataTACTGCTTAGAAtgaaagccaaaaagttcaatcttggtctcatcagaccagagaatcttctttctcatagtctgggagtccttcatgtgttttttgtcaaactctatgcaggctttcatatgtcttgcactgaggagaggcttccgtcgggccacaGTGACAGTTGACATTGTGGAACTTTttcccatctccctactgcatctctggagctcagccacagtgatctttgggttcttctttacctctctcaccaaggctcttctcccacgattgttcagtttggctggacggccaggtctaggaagagttctggtcgtcccaaacttcttccatttaaggattatggaggccactgtgctcttaggaaccttgagtcCTGCAGAAATtattttgtaaccttggccagatctgtgccttgccacaattctgtctctgagctccttgggcagttccttcgacctcatgattctcatttgctctgacatgcactgtgagctgtaaggtcatatatagacaggtgtgtgcctttcctaatcaagtccaatcagtttaattaaacacagctggactccaatgaaggagcagaaccacctcaaggaggatcagaagaaatggacagcatgtgagttaaatatgagtgtcacagcaaagggtctgaatacttatgaccatgtgatatttcagtttttcttttttaataaatttgcaaaaaaattctacatttctgttttttttctgtcaagatggggtgctgagtgcacattaatgagaaataaaatgaacttttttgattttagcaaatggctgcaatgaaacaaagagtgaaaaatgtaaaggggtctgaatactttccgtacccactgaaTATCAGCCTGAAGATCGTTGAGTATCCATTCTGTTGTGATTCATTTAACTGATCTGTTATTATCATGTTTGATCCCTTCCTTCTACTCCAGTGACGCTGTCTTTGTTGTCGTTGATCTTGTTTATCTCCTCGTCTCAGATACGGAGAGCACCCTGCTTTCTTCAAGTACCGGACAAACACTGGCAAGCTGCTCCCACTCTTCTACGTGTATGACTCGTATCTGATGAACTCTGAGCAATGGGCCAAGCTGCTCAAACACACCGAGAGTAACAGCATCAGGGACACGCCGTATGATGCCATCTTCATCGCTTTGCTGgttgaagagaaacacaagaggGACATCCTAACTGCTGGTTTTGATGGTCTGTATACTTACTTTGCCACTAATGGCTTTTCCTATGGATCCACTCAGAAGAACTGGGATTCTATTAAAGCATTCTGCGAAGACAACAACCTGATATTCATCCCGAGTGTGGGTCCAGGGTACATAGACACGAGCATCCGACCCTGGAACTTCCAAAACACCCGAAACCGCATCAACGGCAAGTATTATGAAACCTCCCTGAGTGCTGCGTTACAAGCCCGTCCCGACTTCATCTCGATCACATCTTTTAACGAATGGCACGAGGGCACTCAGATTGAGATGGCGACTCCTAAAACAAGCCTGACTGTTTACCTGGACTACCTGCCCAATAAACCTGCAATCTACCTAGAGATAACTCGCAAGTGGGCTGCCATATTTGGGGGTGAGCGACGAAAATGGCAGGAATGATGCGGCTGTAAGCCATagcaaatgtttatttatggtggtataaaataataacaagaaGAGTAAATTAAGTTAAGACTGCACAACAAACTGAACACTTAGATGAGTTCACCTGAATGATTGACAAAGCTGCAGGAAAGTGGACCAGATTGTCTTTATTTGGACTGTGGTGATGTATGTGATTTCATTCCACTTGAATTAATTGGTTTAATTTTTCTTGTTTACACATCCTTGAACATGTTTTGGATTTCTAACACAATCAGTATGATAAATCACCGTCTCCACTGTGCACGGCTGAAACTGTGGAAAGGCATGTTCAGGTGTTCCTGTAATCTGTGACTGTATTAAACCTTTATAGAAAGAAATGTCAGATGCACcctgtaaagaaaaaagagtgaaagacacaaataaacaaagcagTCTGCCGGTGAAAAGCTGTCGCCTCATTCTGCTTCCATCTCTGACTCAGtctaaaaaaacagcacaagagaaacacaacataGATCTGCTGTTTGAAAGTCAcgtcactttttaaaatctgagaTGAATCATGTTGACAACAAAAGTAGATTATGTTGCCTGTAGAAAAGTTGACCTTCTCTTGAATGTTCTGACCACATGGAGAATGGTACATGGTGtcaaagtgtttctttgtgAATGTGTCACTTTCACGCTCTTCCTATATTTCTTTGAGATTTCCTTTAGGTGAAAACTTTTAATCTGTGTCACTATTATGAGCTAAAAATACCAAGTTCATATCAATATCACCTGGGAGGGTAGTATTACTCATTGAAAGGGAATGCATGTGATTCAAAACAGTAAAGTTGCCAGATTGCAAAGCGAtgagctctgaaaaaggaagCTCCCAGTTCAGATGAGCATACTTAATATTTGCATTACAACAGTCAGTATACTTTTTCATGCACAGTTTAATTTGAGCTACACTTAAAGCTCGATTAGATCATTTAATTAGCACAAATCATGTTCCATTTCCGGGTAGAAGCCCAGCACGGGCAGAAAGCCTTAGACCAGTTTGGGTCTTATTGAGGCATATTTAATGCCTCAATAAGAGGCTCTTAAGAGTAAATTGATCTCTTACTGTGTTATCAAGGTGTTTAAGTCCGACTTTGAGAAATTCGATTCAGTACAGTTTCAGTCGGTCTAACATGCTCACATGTATTTGTAAAAGTCCAGATTTAGCCGGACTATAACACAATACATCGACTTATTCTAACTGCATGTATACGTACTGAGTCCTGCATGTTCAAAAACTCATTTACTACAttgtaaatacaaatgtttctGCTGCGGTCATCAAGAAAATCAGAGTATTTTAACATACAGCACAATGGTTTAATGAAGGACATAACATTGCACTGTTGGAGTATCCAATGGTTTTTGCAACTTCACTTGTCTCTTTTAAGTCCCCCAACTTAACGGATGTGCAAAAATGAATGGCTTGAGCGTCCCTTTTGAATGATTAATTAATGAGCTCATAGTCATAACTGGTTTAATGGTGCCGTAATGGACACATTTGGAAGCTCAAGTGCCTCTTTGTAGAATCAGAAACCAACCCTACGTATACTGAGACATCAATCTGTCGTTCAAGGCAGTGATAGGAGTAAAAATGTGGCATGAATTACTTAACTGATGCTTGATACAATTAGTGGTTGTGTTGCAGTATCACCACTGACAGGCGGTCACAGTGCTGCCAGTGGTTTAACAccgaaaaaaaaccacacaaaaaaaaaaaacagtttttctacTATTTGGATAAACGGTGGAGCCAGGCTAAGTGAGGGGAAACCTTTTGGTCCGTGTTTCCTCTCAGCAGCAATGAATCACCTGTTTATTCAATGAGAACCTTGAGCAGATGATTGAAGTGTAATATGCTCTAACGCTGAATCTCAGcatcccccacacacacacacacacacacacacacacacgctgaaacGCGCACACACTGGAGCTCCGCCACAGCCTGCAGCTGCATTGACGGTAAACAGAGCAAGGTAGCGCATGGGCAGCCAGCAGGGAATTATTCCACATCGCATCACATCCCTGAGCATACATGGCGTCTTCACACACCGAGCCATGATTTTAACGTGCAGGCTGACGGGGtagctgcacattttttttttttttttctatctttgcaatttttttttttttttgcagccatcATATTCTGCGTCGGTGTGCATCACTTGGGGGGGGCAGAATCGGCGCACATTTGCTACAGTAAGGtaccatcattttttttgtggagTCAAGACGATGGATGTAGCTTCATCCGGATCTTTTGCTGCAAAAACGGCGGACAGACGCGGTTTTTTATTCCAAACGCATCCGCATCTTCCGTACGTTGCAAAGTGTCTttgaaaaggggggggggggaagcgaCGGACCTCTGGAGGAAATGAGAAGAAAGGTCTATTTTGACTCACGCCTGTCGAGATGGTGAGTGAAATGCATGGctatgtggttttttttttttccctcctctgcaCCCCATGGATGAGCAGCGGCAGGTTACCTGGGTTTGACAGCAAATCTTCACgagctaattaaaaaaaatgtcagagaaatttcacattttccttttgCTCTTTATTTCTCCACATACAGTCTTAGTGCACCGGGCGATTatgtgaaatgttgttttttttctccattgaATGTGACATTTTTCCAGCATCATCCTCCCCGCgtatattttatattctgcgcgtttttttttggtgcacaAAACTGTGCTGTCCATCAAGTTAGATGGACGCCAAAAGACAACCATTGTAAAGTGGACCATATAGCGTCACGTTTTTAAAATGACCTTCAGTGCTCGATGGCTGCAAATTGATTCTCACCTGGGATCAAGTGTCCTTTTGCAATCACTGATGTGGCCTTCCTGACAGACAGAGTAGGCTACACACAGGCTAaatcacgggggggggggaatagaAAACAAATGCCTTTTTTTGCAGCACATGAGCGTTTTTCCCATCGCCCTTTAGCCCACCTGTCAATGAAAGCACGCCAGGGATTTGATGCATCTCTGTGACTGATGCTGCAAAAATCAGTGGCTGCGTTTTTTTCCCTGCCTCTCTCCACAGTCTTTTCAAACGTAGCCTCTCTGCAGACTACTCACCCATGCggtgctccctctctctctctctctctctctctctctgtcctaaATACATCAGAACGCATTTGACAAAAAAACCCAGGCTATGCTATTAAAAATCTGCATGAATGCTTGAGTCTCACATGCATcccttaaatcttttttttttgtgtacatggatagaaagaaaagaggaaaacattACCACCTCATGTTAAATACTCTGACCTCAGCACCATCACCATGGAGACACTATAACTTTACCACACACTGCATATTTAATAGATTTTGATCTGTGCACTGCCATAGATACTCCTCAGCATTTCTGAATCTATATTGCATATTTTACACCgacatatataaaaaaaaaaaaggtatgcaTGGGCTGCATCTTCTGTGAGGCACAGAGCTTATCGCTGCTGCCggcagaaaacatgttttagcaTTATAAGAGGATTTGCAAACATGAAGTGTATTGATACCATAAGCCTTTAAAAGGAGTTGCACTTATCTGGCACTGATTTGTGTGGCCTCTGTGCGCAGATCTGTGCACCAAAGTCACAGATGGGAGAGATGAAGGGGGGCTGTCGTACATACGGCCAAAATGATTCACCATATGtcatgtttgacatttcatttgGGGAGAATctgtaataaaaatgtgatttatgaaATGATGAAAGTCCTCTCTAAAGGTCTGTTTAGCCTTTTCTTTTGCCTATCTTTATGCAACCTGCAGGTGTGTTGAGCCCTAGAGAGCTGAAGAGTCAAGGGGCCTTTCTCCTCTCCCCAGCCTTAAGATGGCAGTATTCTCATACATTACATGTTGCACAACTAATAACAGCTGGAAGCTTACACCCATGCTTAACCAGCAAATTTGAAATAGCACTCAAGAGTACCTGGCAATTTGTTTTTGCAATAACCTCAGTGTTTCCGTTCTATTTTCCAGCTAATATGAAAGATTTGTCGGTGAAGATGAAGCCTATCTCTGCATGTTGATTGATAAAGCTTTTCCTTCATGGATGCATTAGCACTAATTGAATGTCTCTgattctctctttctgctcaCGTAAAGGAGGCATCATTAAGAAGACCTTTACATTCCAGATCAAACACACCTCATTTAGATCATTGTTATTCTGGGTGAGAGCAAAGAAGCCTGTCTTAGTTGTGACCTACACATTTCTTTTGCCTATGAGCTCTGAATCACAAAGAAGATTGATCCCACCCTCGACTCCATGTAGGAACTGCTCCCTCCGATTTCCCC encodes:
- the manea gene encoding glycoprotein endo-alpha-1,2-mannosidase isoform X1; protein product: MARFRRKFCITLITLVLLVLIVTVVLKSLTPEDSAFGSLDGVELKQVQRDDHKPEQNKMNDSPQPGKDAQLEATLRKFPPPNYYVHVFYYTWYGNPKFDGKYIHWDHPQLPHWDSKVAQGYPQGRHIPPDDIGANFYPSLGAYSSKDPSVIEAHMQQLRIAAIGVIAVSWYPPNMKDDNGDPTDALVPLLMEVAHKYHIKVIFHIEPYKGRDEVNMFTNVKYIINKYGEHPAFFKYRTNTGKLLPLFYVYDSYLMNSEQWAKLLKHTESNSIRDTPYDAIFIALLVEEKHKRDILTAGFDGLYTYFATNGFSYGSTQKNWDSIKAFCEDNNLIFIPSVGPGYIDTSIRPWNFQNTRNRINGKYYETSLSAALQARPDFISITSFNEWHEGTQIEMATPKTSLTVYLDYLPNKPAIYLEITRKWAAIFGGERRKWQE
- the manea gene encoding glycoprotein endo-alpha-1,2-mannosidase isoform X2; its protein translation is MNDSPQPGKDAQLEATLRKFPPPNYYVHVFYYTWYGNPKFDGKYIHWDHPQLPHWDSKVAQGYPQGRHIPPDDIGANFYPSLGAYSSKDPSVIEAHMQQLRIAAIGVIAVSWYPPNMKDDNGDPTDALVPLLMEVAHKYHIKVIFHIEPYKGRDEVNMFTNVKYIINKYGEHPAFFKYRTNTGKLLPLFYVYDSYLMNSEQWAKLLKHTESNSIRDTPYDAIFIALLVEEKHKRDILTAGFDGLYTYFATNGFSYGSTQKNWDSIKAFCEDNNLIFIPSVGPGYIDTSIRPWNFQNTRNRINGKYYETSLSAALQARPDFISITSFNEWHEGTQIEMATPKTSLTVYLDYLPNKPAIYLEITRKWAAIFGGERRKWQE